Genomic segment of Pasteurella multocida subsp. multocida OH4807:
ACCACTCTTATAATATTAGTTTGAACCTTGATCCATTAGACTGGATGCGAATCCAATTCAAATATGCCAATGGTTTTAGGGCACCAACGTCAGATGAAATGTGGATGACATTTAAACATCCTAGCTTCTCCATTACACCCAATGTTCACTTAAAAGCAGAGGTAGCGAAAACAAAAGAGGCGGCTTGGACCGTTTATCAAAATAATAGTTTCTTTACGTTAAGTGCTTTCCAAACTGACTATGATGACTTTATCGATCTGGTTTATGTGGGTTCTCGCCCCGTTGATGAAGGTAGCTCGTTGAATTATCCGTTTTATCAAAACATCAACAGTAATCATGCAAAAGTCACAGGATTTGAAATGAATACGACGTTACAATTAGAAGAGATTTCCTCTGCATTCGCTGGATTTAGATTAGGTTATAAATTGACACATCAAAAAGGTAAAATTGATGGGAAAATCCCAATGAACGCGATCCAACCTACAACATCTGTTTATCGCATTGGCTATTCTACTCAAGAAGACCAATATGGTTTAGACTTTTTCATCACACACGTTGCTGAGAAAAAACGTCGCGAGGCTTACAATATGTACTGGGAAGGACAAATGAAAAATGACACCTTAGTACAAGGACAAAAAGTAACTGACAGTACATTAGCCTGGCGAAATCATCGGTATACGACTCTTGATGCGATTGCCTATGCCAAACCATCAAAAAATCTGATGTTCACGGCGGGAATTTACAATCTCACGAATAAAAAATACATTACTTGGGATTCTGCCAGATCAATCCGCTCAATTGGCACGCTCAATTTAATCGATCAAAATACAGGAGCAGGTATTAAACGCTTCTATGCCCCAGGAAGAAACTTCCGATTATCTGCAGAACTCACTTTCTAATTCACAAACTAAAAGAGATAGCCAATGCTATCTCTTTTTCTTTTTGAGTTTATTGAGATGACGACTTAGTATTCAATAATCTGTTGGTTACTGTTCCCGCCACCATAGATCCATTGACATTCAGTGCTGTACGTCCCATATCAATTAACGGTTCAATTGAAATTAATAAGCCAACTAACGCAAGCGGTAAATTCAAAGTAGACAAGACGACAATAGCCGCAAATGTTGCCCCACCACCGACGCCAGCAATACCGAGGGAAGAGAGGGTCACAACTAAAATTAATGTGACTAAAAATCCTAAACTAAATGGGTCAACCCCAACGGTCGGCGCGACCATAACCGCTAACATCGCAGGATAAATCCCTGCACACCCATTCTGCCCAATGGTTGCACCAAAAGTGGCAGAGAAATTAGCAATCACACTATGATTACCTAATTTAGTGGTTTGAGTCTCAATATTCAGTGGTAATGTTGCGGCACTCGAACGCGATGTAAAAGCAAAACTCAGTGTGGGTAAGACATTCTTAAAATAGCGAATTGGGTTAATGCGAAACAACGCTAACAACACAGCATGCACAATGAACATCAAGAAAATGGCTAAATACGATGCCACAATAAATGATCCTAAATTGACAATATCAGCCCATTTTGATGTGGTTGCTATTTTGATCATCAACGCAAAAACACCATATGGGGTTAAGCGAATGACCATACGCACTAAGCGCATAATGAGTTTATTTAACGTATCAACGCCTTGAGCAATGGGCTCACCTAAAGCCTGATCCTCTTTC
This window contains:
- a CDS encoding hypothetical protein (COG1823 Predicted Na+/dicarboxylate symporter), whose protein sequence is MTVVNLIIFVALLVLLAWIFRKTQKLGTTVFIGLLLGVVSGAFLQQIATQDVIDKTLDWVNLVGNGYVRLLQMIVMPLVFISILSAITRLNQASALGKISVSVITLLLMTTAIAATIGIAMAYLFDLSAEGLVAGERELAAQTRVEGRVEKVSGLTVPAMLLSFIPKNPFLELTGANPTSIISIVLFSALLGIAALSLAKEDQALGEPIAQGVDTLNKLIMRLVRMVIRLTPYGVFALMIKIATTSKWADIVNLGSFIVASYLAIFLMFIVHAVLLALFRINPIRYFKNVLPTLSFAFTSRSSAATLPLNIETQTTKLGNHSVIANFSATFGATIGQNGCAGIYPAMLAVMVAPTVGVDPFSLGFLVTLILVVTLSSLGIAGVGGGATFAAIVVLSTLNLPLALVGLLISIEPLIDMGRTALNVNGSMVAGTVTNRLLNTKSSSQ
- a CDS encoding hypothetical protein (COG1629 Outer membrane receptor proteins, mostly Fe transport); its protein translation is MYLGDNATLTNWLNLDFTYRYDRVEHRPHYDNQVPVPKGLIAGIFVPIPGNSYGIDAQCGYNSDCLNKNFEQNLAIILQNKRYKHHSYNISLNLDPLDWMRIQFKYANGFRAPTSDEMWMTFKHPSFSITPNVHLKAEVAKTKEAAWTVYQNNSFFTLSAFQTDYDDFIDLVYVGSRPVDEGSSLNYPFYQNINSNHAKVTGFEMNTTLQLEEISSAFAGFRLGYKLTHQKGKIDGKIPMNAIQPTTSVYRIGYSTQEDQYGLDFFITHVAEKKRREAYNMYWEGQMKNDTLVQGQKVTDSTLAWRNHRYTTLDAIAYAKPSKNLMFTAGIYNLTNKKYITWDSARSIRSIGTLNLIDQNTGAGIKRFYAPGRNFRLSAELTF